One Urechidicola croceus genomic window, TTCATACCTTTTTCGTAATCAGATTGTGCAAATAATGCACCTGAAATACTTAATACTAAAATTAAAATGACTTTCTCCATGATTGATTGTTTTTAAATTATTGATTTTTAATACTTAATTACTTAACAAATGTCTTGTCTTTTTAGCAGGTTTTAAAAATTGATTCCCTGAACTGTTAAATAATTAGGATGAATTGTTAATTCCTTATAAATTGTTTAATTGATTGTCTGTTCCTTTTTCACTAATAGTCCAGAAGAAGCCTATAAAAAAGAATCTATCTGCAGCAGGTCTCAATACTCTACTATCAAAGTTACCATCCATATTAGGTGTATTGGTATACTGATAACCATTTACATTTTTGAAACCTAATGCATTATTTATTGAGAAATAAAGTATCTTTTGTTGAGAAATTAAATATGCCCAATTCACACTCAAACTATTGTATGGCTTTGTTTTTTGATTTAAAAAACCTTCATTATTTGGATTTGTATATGGTCTACCAGAGGCGAATGTATAACTAATACCTACTTGACTTTTCCAATCTTCTACCCAATATTTTCCTACTACCGAGAAATTGTGTTTGTTTACAAAATTTGGCTGTGCTTTGTTCTCATAATTTTTATAATCACGTTTTGTATCTAAATATGAGTAACTTAACCAATAATCTAGATTTTTAATAGTTTTATTATCTCTCCAAAATAAATCTAATCCAGTTGAATAACCATTTCCGTTAGAAGTAATATTACTATCAAAACTCACAAAATCAGTATCGTATTTAACTAAATTGTTATATTTTTTATAATAAGTTTCAGCTCTGAATATTTTACCTTCATTATTATATTGGTAGTTCAAAATATAATGCGAAGTATTTTGTGATTTTAAATCTTGGCTAAATTTTAATATTTCGTTAGTAGGTGCTTGATAAAAATCTCCATAAGCTAATGAAACTTGACTATTATCTGATGTTTTGTAAGCTAATGAAACTCGAGGTGCTACTTTTAATTCATCAAACAATTCAGAATACTCAAGCCTAATTCCTGACTTTACTGCCATTTTCTTTGAAAAAAAGATGTCGGCTTCGGTGTATATAGCACTTATATCATTATTAAAACCATACTTCTCATTTGAAAAATTTAAATCTGAATAATCTTCTTGAAAATCCGTTGTAAAATATTCTGCACCAAAATTTAACTTAAATCGACTACTAAAATTTCTTTTAAATTTTAACTTCGCATGAATTGAATTTTCTGTATCATCAATATCACTATCAATTATGCCGATTTTATTTTTAGCATATGTATAACTAAGTCCGCTAAAAATTGACCAATTATCATTCAATACACCACGATATGAACCATTAAAATACAAATTGTTATTTTTCAACTTAAAGTGCACTCCATCGTCATAATTGATATCCTCTTGAATTAATTCAAAATTTGAGGCGTCAAAAGCTGAATATAATTTAAGTATACCATTATCATATTTTTTTCTATAAACAGCCTCTCCTGCAAAAGTTTCATAAGGTTTTATCCATTCATTTCTATCTGGGAACAAACCGTTATATGGTGACAAATTAATATAAGAAGCATTAATACTTAAAGAATTCTTATCCCATTTTTGAGTATTGCCAATAGACGCTCCAACTGACATTATTCCAATATCTGTTTTTTCTTGATCTGGTTCATTTATAGTATTTAACAATAAAACACTTGATAAAGCTTGACCATATTCAGCAGAATAACCTCCAGTTGAAAATGTCATTCCATCAAATAGAAATGGAGAATATCGTCCTCTAGTTGGAGTATTGTTGGCTGTTGCTGAGTATGGTGTAAATACTCTAATATCATCAATAAAAATTTGAGTTTCATCAGCCTCACCTCCTCTTACAAATAACCGACCATCTTCAGCAACTGTAGATGTTCCTGGCAATGTTTGAAATGCTGCTATAGGATCCCCAAGCGCACTTGCCGTTGTAACAACATCTAAAGGTTTTAATGCTGTAACTTTACTATTGTCACCTGCTTTAAATGTTCCTGCAGAAAGTACCACTGCATCCAAGTTATTCACATCATCTTTTAATTTGATTATTAAAGAATTCATTGTTGTTACATCTTGAACTAAACTTTTCGTTTCATAAGACATAAATGAAACTGTTAATTTCTGTGTTCCACTTTCTTTAGTTTTAAATGAAAACTCACCATTTTCATCAGTAGTTGTTCCATCATAAGTTCCATCTAAATAAACATTAGCTCCCATAATAGCATCTCCATTTTGACCAATGACTTTACCATTAACAATTGTTTGAGAAAACCCAAAAAGGGCACCTAAACAAAACATTATAGTTAATATATTTTTTTTCATGATTGTTTGATTTTTTTGATTATTGAATTTAATTTCATGTCAAAAATCATGGATAAAAACTGCTTAAGAAATAATTTCAATCTGAACTGTTAATTTTGTAGGATGAATTGATAATATGCATATTCTGGTCAAAAAAATCTTTGTATTTTGCATTTTTATAGTAAATAATAAATGATATACCTCAAAACACCAGATTCTGTAAAAATTGCAGTATTAAGATATAATTCACTTTTAAAACCTGAAGAAAGCCAAGTGTTAATTATTAATTCTGCAACAGGTGTAAATCAAAAGTTTTATAAGAATTATGCAAAATTTTTAACTACTTATGGATACAATGTTATCACATACGATTATAGAGGTGTGGCTGCTTCAAGACCAAAAAAGTTAAGAGGCTTTAAAGCAAATCTAACAGATTGGGGCGGAAAAGATTTCCCCGAAATAATTAATTATTGTAGAAAAAATTTTCCAAATCAAAAACTACATGTTTTTGGTCATAGTATTGGCGGAACTTTACCTGGTTTTACCGAAATGAATAAGGTGATTGATAATTTAGTAACTATTGGATCTCAAACAGCCTATTATAAAGATTGGAGTCCATCAGATCAAAAGAAACTATACTTCTTATGGCATCTAATTTTTCCATTCATTTCTAATATTATAGGTTATTTTCCAGGTAAATTTTTAAAACAATCAGAAGATTTACCTAAAGGTGTTGTTAATCAATGGCACTCAAGACGATTGACTGAAAATATGGAAAAACAATTAAATGCTTTGGGACATGAAACTTATTTTAATAAAATTGAAGTCAATATAACAACCGTTTATATTACTGATGATTCTATTGGTACTAAAAAAGCTCTAAATCGATTGATAAAATTGTATTCAAATGCAAAACATAATTTTGTTGAATTATCTCCTGAATCTATTAAAGTTGAAGAGATTGGTCATTTTGGTTTTTTTAGCAGGAAATTTAAAAAAACCTTATGGAAACAATCATTAAACTGGTTTTAAAATAATCTTTTTTCCTGCAATATTGTAACAATATTATTATAAAGAATACTAATAAGAAAATCAACTATAAAGTGACCAAGAGCCTAGAACAACAATTTGTAACTGAACTTGAAGCAAACCAAAATATTATACACAAGGTTTGTCGAGTTTACACAAATAATTCTGATGCTCACAAAGACCTATTTCAAGAAATAACCATTCAATTATGGAAAGCATACCCAAAATTTAGAGGTGATTCAAAGTTTAGTACTTGGATGTATCGTGTAGGCTTAAATACAGCTATAACATTATATAGAAAAAGTAAACGTCAAATACAAACGAGTGACATTTCTGATTTTCATTACAAACTTGAGAGTAGTGAATATGACAGTGAAATTGATGACCAAATGAAACTTTTATATAAAGCAATACACCAACTAAGTGATATTGAAAAAGCATTAATTTTATTGTATTTGGAAGATAAACCTTATGTTGAAATTGCAGAAACAATGGGTATTACAGAAGTCAATGCTAGAGTAAAAGTAAATAGGATAAAAACAAAATTGAAAACAATATTAAATCCGTAAATATGGATGAATTAGATAAATTAAAAGCTGCTTGGAAATCCCAAGATTATTCTAAAGAAAAAGTATCTGCAAAAGATATTTATAAAATGCTTCATGCAAAATCTTCATCTTATGTAAAATGGATATTTTATATAAGCATCATTGAGTTTGTTTTATTAAACTCCTTATACTTAAGCCCTAAATATAAAAATGATATAAAATTTTATAAAGAATTAGATCTTGGTATGATAATGACTGTTATTGGTGTTATTTCAACAATAATTGTTTTATTTTTTATTTATCGATTTTATATAAATTATAAAAACATAAAAGTTGACTCAAGTTCAAAAGCCTTAATGCAAAGTATCTTAAAAACTCGAAGAACAGTAAAAAACTATATTTACTTTAATATAGGAATGGCAATTGTACTAATTACAATAGTATATTCAAAAATATTCTCAAATGCAGAAGCATTTAGATTGTATAAATTAAACTCAAATATTCCTGATATTAATACACCTTCTGATTTATCGATGAAAGTAATGATAATATTTGCTACTGCACTCATGATACTTATTATATTTCTCTTTTATCGTTTGGTTTATGGTATATTACTTAGAAGATTAAAGAAAAACTATAAAGAATTAGAGCAGTTAGACAAGTAAATACTATCTTTGCAACTTCAATAAAAAAGATAGAAAATGAATAACGGTTTATACGCAAAATTTAACACGACAAAAGGTGCTATTTTAGTGAATTTAGAGTTTGAAAAAACTCCTGGAACAGTTGGTAACTTTGTTGCTTTAGCAGAAGGAAATCTAGAAAACAGAGCAAAACCTCAAGGAACTCCATATTATGATGGATTAAATTTCCATAGAGTTATTGCTGATTTTATGATTCAAGGTGGTTGTCCTTTAGGTACTGGTACTGGTGATCCTGGATATAAATTTGATGATGAATTTCATCCTGAATTAAAACATGATAAACCAGGAATTTTATCTATGGCCAATAGTGGTCCTGGAACAAATGGAAGTCAGTTTTTCATCACTCATGTTGAAACTGCATGGTTAGATAACAAACACACTGTTTTTGGAAATGTTGTTGAAGGGCAAAATATAGTTGATACTATTGCTCAAGGAGATGTTTTAGAATCTATTGAAATTATAAGAGTTGGTAAAGATGCTGAAAACTTTAATGCAATTGAAAGTTTTAGAACTTTTGAAGGCTCTCGTGCAAAGCGTATTGCCGAAGCAAAAGCTGAAAGCGATAAAATTTTAGATGAAGTTTCTACTGGGTTTGATAAAACAAATAGTGGATTAAGGTATAAAATACTTCAAAACGGAAATGGGAAACAAGCAACAAAAGGTGCTATGGTTTCTGTTCATTATAAAGGTCAATTATTAGACGGAACAGTATTTGATTCATCTTATAAAAGAAAACAACCAATCGATTTTAATGTAGGAGTAGGTCAAGTTATTCCTGGATGGGATGAAGGTATTCAATTATTAAAAGTTGGAGATAAAGCACGTTTTGTTATTCCATCTGATTTAGCATATGGAAGTCGTGGTGCTGGAGGAGTAATACCACCAGATGCTCCACTTATTTTTGATGTTGAATTGATGAATGTAAAATAATCATTTGTAACAAAAAAAAGTACTAAACGTCTCATTAATAAATGAGGCGTTTTTTTATGTCTTTTTTGTACTTTTGAACTAATTACAACTATTATGAAAACACACCAAAGTTTACTACTTATTTTATTGTTTTTTACTTTTGGATGCTCAAATAACTCAAGTAACAGTCCTGAGTTTATTACACAATCTTCAGGTAAGTACTTATTTAATCCCGACGAAACAATTGAAATTTATTTTGAAGAAAATGAATTGTTAATGAAATGGAGAGGTGCAAATGAAATAAAGCCAATGAAAATTGATAATAATACTTTCTTCGTTAAAGAAATGAATGAGAAAATTCAGTTTCTTACAAATCCGTCAGATAATAGATTGTACATTTCATTAGTACCAAAAGAAAAAAATCAATCAATAGAATATAATTTTCGAAAACTAAATGAAGGTGAAAATATACCAAGTATGTATCTCGAAAACAATCAATTTGACAAAGCACTAATTGGCTATTTATCTATTCAAAAAAGTGATTCATTATCCCCAGCAATTCAAGAAAATTATTTAAATTCAAAAGGATACAATCTTTTAAGAACAGACAATACAGATCAAGCAATTAATATTTTTAAAGTCAATACTAAGTTATATCCCAATAGTTCAAATGTTTATGACAGTTTAGGAGATGCTCTATTACAGAAGGGAGATACAATTGAAGCTTTAAAAAACTTTAAAAAATCATTAGAATTAGATTCTGGTAATAAAAAAGCCAAAAGACTGATTGAAAAAATGACTACTAAAAAATGACTTTA contains:
- a CDS encoding alpha/beta hydrolase family protein, which codes for MIYLKTPDSVKIAVLRYNSLLKPEESQVLIINSATGVNQKFYKNYAKFLTTYGYNVITYDYRGVAASRPKKLRGFKANLTDWGGKDFPEIINYCRKNFPNQKLHVFGHSIGGTLPGFTEMNKVIDNLVTIGSQTAYYKDWSPSDQKKLYFLWHLIFPFISNIIGYFPGKFLKQSEDLPKGVVNQWHSRRLTENMEKQLNALGHETYFNKIEVNITTVYITDDSIGTKKALNRLIKLYSNAKHNFVELSPESIKVEEIGHFGFFSRKFKKTLWKQSLNWF
- a CDS encoding TonB-dependent receptor, coding for MKKNILTIMFCLGALFGFSQTIVNGKVIGQNGDAIMGANVYLDGTYDGTTTDENGEFSFKTKESGTQKLTVSFMSYETKSLVQDVTTMNSLIIKLKDDVNNLDAVVLSAGTFKAGDNSKVTALKPLDVVTTASALGDPIAAFQTLPGTSTVAEDGRLFVRGGEADETQIFIDDIRVFTPYSATANNTPTRGRYSPFLFDGMTFSTGGYSAEYGQALSSVLLLNTINEPDQEKTDIGIMSVGASIGNTQKWDKNSLSINASYINLSPYNGLFPDRNEWIKPYETFAGEAVYRKKYDNGILKLYSAFDASNFELIQEDINYDDGVHFKLKNNNLYFNGSYRGVLNDNWSIFSGLSYTYAKNKIGIIDSDIDDTENSIHAKLKFKRNFSSRFKLNFGAEYFTTDFQEDYSDLNFSNEKYGFNNDISAIYTEADIFFSKKMAVKSGIRLEYSELFDELKVAPRVSLAYKTSDNSQVSLAYGDFYQAPTNEILKFSQDLKSQNTSHYILNYQYNNEGKIFRAETYYKKYNNLVKYDTDFVSFDSNITSNGNGYSTGLDLFWRDNKTIKNLDYWLSYSYLDTKRDYKNYENKAQPNFVNKHNFSVVGKYWVEDWKSQVGISYTFASGRPYTNPNNEGFLNQKTKPYNSLSVNWAYLISQQKILYFSINNALGFKNVNGYQYTNTPNMDGNFDSRVLRPAADRFFFIGFFWTISEKGTDNQLNNL
- a CDS encoding peptidylprolyl isomerase, which encodes MNNGLYAKFNTTKGAILVNLEFEKTPGTVGNFVALAEGNLENRAKPQGTPYYDGLNFHRVIADFMIQGGCPLGTGTGDPGYKFDDEFHPELKHDKPGILSMANSGPGTNGSQFFITHVETAWLDNKHTVFGNVVEGQNIVDTIAQGDVLESIEIIRVGKDAENFNAIESFRTFEGSRAKRIAEAKAESDKILDEVSTGFDKTNSGLRYKILQNGNGKQATKGAMVSVHYKGQLLDGTVFDSSYKRKQPIDFNVGVGQVIPGWDEGIQLLKVGDKARFVIPSDLAYGSRGAGGVIPPDAPLIFDVELMNVK
- a CDS encoding RNA polymerase sigma factor; its protein translation is MTKSLEQQFVTELEANQNIIHKVCRVYTNNSDAHKDLFQEITIQLWKAYPKFRGDSKFSTWMYRVGLNTAITLYRKSKRQIQTSDISDFHYKLESSEYDSEIDDQMKLLYKAIHQLSDIEKALILLYLEDKPYVEIAETMGITEVNARVKVNRIKTKLKTILNP
- a CDS encoding tetratricopeptide repeat protein, producing the protein MKTHQSLLLILLFFTFGCSNNSSNSPEFITQSSGKYLFNPDETIEIYFEENELLMKWRGANEIKPMKIDNNTFFVKEMNEKIQFLTNPSDNRLYISLVPKEKNQSIEYNFRKLNEGENIPSMYLENNQFDKALIGYLSIQKSDSLSPAIQENYLNSKGYNLLRTDNTDQAINIFKVNTKLYPNSSNVYDSLGDALLQKGDTIEALKNFKKSLELDSGNKKAKRLIEKMTTKK